The following nucleotide sequence is from Streptomyces leeuwenhoekii.
GCCGTCGCCGACGCCTTCCCCGGCACCCTCATCGCCCTGGTCACCGCCACCGGCCTGCGCGGCCACGAGCCCTGGCCCGCCACCACCGCCGCCCTGGAGGACCTGGAACAGCAGCTCACCGACGGCTCCTGGCGGCCCGCCGACGAGGCCGACCCCCGCATCGAGGCCTGGCACACCGCCTACCGCTCCTTCGGCACCAACCCCCGCCGTGTCCGCCCCAGCGTCGACGCGCTCGGCCGCCGCATGGCCAAGAAGGGCTCGCTGCCGCGCATCAACCCCGCCGTCGACTCCTACAACGCCGTCTCCGTCCGTCACGGCCTGCCCGCCGGCGCCTTCGACCTCGACCACGTCACCGGCGACGTCGACATCCGGTACGCCGACGGCACCGAGGAGTTCACCCCGCTCGGCGAGCCCGGCACCGTGGAGAACCCCGAGCCCGGCGAGATCGTCTACGCCGACACCACCGGCGTCCTGACCCGCCACTGGAACCACCGCGACGCCCACCGCACCCGCGTCACCGAGGACTCCACCCGCGTCGCCTTCGTCCTGGAGACCCTCCGCGCCTCCCGCGACGGGCATCTGCTCAAGGCGGCCGCGGAGGAACTGCGGGACCTGCTCGCCCCGCACACCGGGCACAGTGCCGTGCACTACCTCGGCCCGGAGCAGCCCCGGGCCACCGTCTGATCCGCCGGGCGGCCCCGCCCCGCCCCGGCGCGGCACGGGGCGGGGCGGGACGCGGCGCGGGACGCGGCGCGGCACGGCCAGGGGGCCGGGGCCGCGGCGGGTCAGCGGAACAGGCCGGCCGGGACCGCGCGTGCCAGGGCGGCGTAGCCGGTGGGGTTGAGGTGGAGGTGGTCGCCCTGGTCGTAGAGCGGGTGCAGGCGGGCCGGGGCGTCCGGGTCGCGGACGGCCCGGTCGAAGTCGATCACCGCGTCGAAGGTGCCGCTGGTGCGGATCCAGTCGTTGACCCGCCGGCGGGCCGCCTCGCGTACGCCGCCCGGGTCGTCGTACATCTGGTTCCCGCCGATCGGGGTGAGGGTGGCGCCGTAGACGCGCAGGCCCTGGGCGTGGGCGCGGGTGACGATCTGGCGGTAGGCCAGGATCAGATCGTCGGCGGTGCGCCGCTGGGCGGCCTCGGTGGCCTGCGCGGTGCCCAGGTCGTTGACGCCCTCGAAGACCAGCAGCCACCGTGCCCCGCTCCGGGCGAGGACGTCCCGGTCCAGGCGGGCCAGCGCGTTCGGGCCGAGTCCGTCGTTGAGAACGCGGTTGCCGCCGGCCGCCTGGTTGACGACGGCGACGCGCGAGGCCGGGGCCGTGGCCGCCAGGCGGTCCTGGAGCAGGTCGGGCCAGCGGTTGTTGGCGTTGGTGGTCGAACCGCGCCCGTCGGTGAGGGAGTCGCCGAGCACGACGGCGGCCGCGGCACGCGGGTGGGCCCGGGTCTCGGCGCCGCTGAGGAAGTACCAGTGGTCGACCCCGGTGGCGCCCGGCAGGTCAGTGGCGGTGGTGTGATCGCCCTTGATCAGGTACGAGGTGGTGCGCGATCCGGGGTGCGAGGTGATCGACGACGACGCCTGCCCGTCGGCGAGGTACACCGTCACCGTCAGGTTGGTCCGGGCCGGCACCTTCATGGGGACCGGGTCGGACACCATCTGCGCGCCCGTCGGCACGACGACCGAGGGCCGTCCGCCGAAGGTGACCGGCCGGGAGGAGCCCGGCTCGATCCCCGCGACGCCCGCGGCTCCGCCGGCGGGCAGCGCCACCGAGACCCGGGTGATGGGCAGCGCCGTACCGCCGAACGCGTTGGAGAACCGCAGGCGCAGCCGGTCGCCCGCGATGGTGGTGCGGATGGTCTGCCGCAGTGTGCTGTCGTCCAGGACCAGCTCGCCCTCGGTGAACGGGGCGGGCGGCATGTTGTGCGCCTCGGTGAGCTGCGGCATGGACGTCCAGGTGTCCACCCAGTGGGCGCCGCCGGGCGCCGCTGCCGCCCCGGTTCCGCCGCCGGGGGCGCCGAGCGCGGAGACGGTGGTGGTGACGGCGACGGCCACACCGGCGACCGCGGCCGTGCGCACCAGTGGCACGGCCGTGTGCACGAGCCGGGCCAGCGCCCGGCGGGATCTTTCGAGTACGGAGGTCATGGGTTCCCCACGTCGCGGCTTGCGCGTTTCCGCGCCGGGGCCGGAGAGCGGCGCGGAGAACGCCGTCGAAACTTGCCGACTGCGGCCCGAATGTTTCCGCGAGGAACCTACGGAGCCGTCGGGTGGGAGTCAACAAGCAGGCACGGCCCGGGGCCGCGTGGGCGCCGGGTGGTGGCGCGCCCACGCGGCCGGCGCGGCGGGCGGCGGACCGGCCCGGCCGGGGCCGTGGCGCCCCGGCGGGGCGATCATGTGCGCAGGTGCGCTGCCGGGGCGGGCCGGGGCCGCGCGGACCCGGCACCCGTGTCCTGTGCCCCTGCCCTGTGCCGCGGTCCTGTGCCGTGCCCGCAGTCCTGTGCCGTGCCGTTGTCCTGTGTGTCCGTGGCGGGTCAGCGGGGCCAGGCGCAGTGGACGTGGCGGCCGTGGCCGGCGTTGCCCGGGCCGAGGACCTCCGTCGCGCCGAGCGTCCGGCAGGCCGACATCAGGCTCCGGTGCGGGGTGCCGTCGCCGACGTGGCGTCCGTCGATGTGGCTGATGTCGAAGGCGAGTCCGGCGTAGTGGCGGGAGGTGGGGCTGTGGTCGCCGCCGGCGATCTCGGACACCGAGACGCGGTAGCCGTGCCGGGTGCGCAGCTTCAGCAGCGCGTCGAGCATCCGCGGGTCGAGGGCGACCCTGCGGTGGGGCTTGTCGCTCCAGGGGCTGGTGAGGGCGCCCTTGCCGTTCGCCGTGTCGATGACGTTCTGCCGTGCGGTCGATCCGGCGTGCCGGCCGCCGGGGTGGGCGGTGGCCAGGGAGATGCCGCCGGTGCGCAGGATCTGCCGGGCCACGGCGGCACGGTCGCCAAACGGGGCTCCGCTCCCGGCGTCCAGCAGCGCCGCCCAGGTGCGCTGCCCGGCGATCCCGTCGGCGGCCAGTCCCCTGGTCCTCTGGAACGCCTTGACCTTCGCCGTGACGGCCGCGGAGAACGTCCCGTCGACGGTCACGGCCTGGCCGCGTGCCTTCAGCAGGCTCTGCAGGGCCTTCACCGCCGGGCCGCGCCCGCCCTCGCGCAGGGTCGGGGCGAGCCTGCTCCAGGTGGCGGGGCCGACGATGCCGTCCGCGGTCAGCCGCTGGGCGCGCTGGAACGCCTTGACGGCGGCGGTGGTGGCCGGGCCGAACGCCCCGTCGACGGTGAGCGAGTGGCCCCGGGCGGTCAGCAGGTGCTGGAGCGCGGTGACTTCCGTGCCCCGGGCGCCCGCCTTCAGAACCGGCCAGGCCGCGTCGGCCGCCCGGGCCTGGACCGCGGCTCCGGCGGGGGCGGGGGCCGGGACGCCGGCCGCCCCGCCGGAGGCCAGTTCGGTGCCGATGAGCGCGGCCAGGGCGAGGACCGCGGCGGTCAGACGCGCGGCGCCGGCGGTACGTGTGGCGATCGTGGACATGCGTGACTCCTTGTCCGAAGAGATGGCGGGTCACGGCCGCGGCGAGCACCCGCGGCCGGCCGGTGACCGGCCGGGCGCGGGCGGAGGCAGCCCCGGACGGGGTAGGGGTCCAAGAGGGGATGCGGTCGGCGCTGCGGCGGCCGTGGCCCCACTGTGCCCAGAGCCGCGCGGCGTGGGCCAGTTCTCTTGCCCGGTCGCCTGATGCATCCCATGCACCGCCGCTATGCACGGCGCTGACCGGCCGTTATGTGCGGGCGGTGGGGGCGGGCCGGGTGCGGGAGTCAGCGGCGGCCCGCCACCGCGCTGTGGGGCGGGTGCGTGGGCGTGCCGGCGGGCGCGGGGACCGTGGCGCAGACCTCGCCGCGCGGGGTGCGGGCACAGGCCGTCGCGTCGTCGGGATTGAGGGCCGCGACCATGGTGCTGTGGGCGTCGTGGCCCCACTGCTGGGTGTAGTGGCGTGAGCGGCCCGCGTTGTTGGTGACCCGGACGACGTCGCCCTGCGAGGTGCCGCTCATCTTGCCCCAGGCCGCCTGGCACGTCGGGCTGAACCGCAGCTCCACCCGGATGCCGTGGCCGTGTCCCGTGTAGTACGTGGCCGCGTCCTCCCGGCAGATGGCGTACTTGGGGTCGATGCCGAAGCAGGATTCCCCGCGGCAGTGCGCGGTGAGGGTCGGTGGCGAGGGTGTCCGCGCGGCGGGGGAGAGTGCGGGCGCGGGGGCGGCGGCGGCCGGCCGCTGCTCGTCCGGCCGGTCCGCGTCGCTGCCGTCCTTTCCGCCGAAGGTCACCGCGGCCGTGAGCACGCACGCGCCGGTGGCCAGGGCCGCCAGGGCCGCCGCGAGCCAGGGCCGGCGCGCGCGCAGGGCGGCGGTCAGGCGTGCGGGCCGGCCGGCGGCAGGGGGCGCACCGGTGGTGAGGGGGGTGCCGGTGACGGGGGGCGGGCCGGTCCGCGGGGCCGGTGCCGCGACGACCGCGGGGGCCTCCGGGGCCGCGGGGGCCGTGGCGGCGTCCGGCCGCCCGGGGGCGGGCGGGGGTTCGGTGGCGTCCGCTGTCACCGGCTGCGGCGCGGAGGGCCGGTTCCCGGCCGGCTGTGCCGACGCCTCGCCGTGCAGGGCGAGCGCGGTCCGCAGTTCCTGCGGTGCGCGGCCGAGCACCTGGTGCATCACGCGGATCACGTCGGGCCGGGCCAGGGTGGGGCGGGTGCGGTGCAGGTAGCGCGACAGCATCTCCTGGCTGGTGCGCACACCCCGCTCCGTGATCCGCCGTGCCAGCGCCTCTTGTGTGATCTTGCCGGGGTCCTGTTCCCACCAGTTCCTCAGCAGCCGGGCGAGCTGCTGCTTCGCCGCCTTCGCAGGCTCGTGTTCTGCCACGCCCATCGATGCGTTCCCCCTGAGATGCACTGCATGAGCCCAGGTCACCAGCCATGCACCGGACGGCGCCTGTGCATGGATCAGCCGACGGGCGGAAAGTCTAGGGCCCGCTCGGCGAGCAGGCGCGTGGTCGAGCCACCCACCCGCCCCGGCCGTTCGGCCTTCTCTTCGAAGGAGACACGTGTGTCCGGTCCCGCACACACCCGCCGCGGAACACGCCTGTCCGCCGCCGCCCTCGCCGCCGCCTGTCTCGTGAGCGGCGCCGCACCGGCCGGCGCCCATCCGAGCGCCGCCGCTCCCCCGGACGCCTACCAGGTGAAGGGCGTCGACACCAGCCACCACAACCACGACACGACGGGCCGGGCCATCGACCGGGAACGCGTCGCGCGGCACAACGCGTCCGCCGTCCTCAAGGCGGCCCAGGGCGCCGCCTACGAGGACCCCTGGTTCGCGCGGGAGGCCGCCTCCGCCACGTCCCTGCTGCGGGCGCCGTACCACTTCTTCGGCCCGAAGAGCACCCGCGACGGCGCCGCGCGGGCCGGCCACTTCGTGCGCACCGCGCGCCGCCGGCTACGCGGGGACGAGGGCCGGGGAGCTGCCGCCGGTCCTGGACGTGGAGGGCGTCCGGGCCGGCGGCAGGGAGGCCCGCCCCGGGACCTGCGCGCCGACCAGCTACGGATCTTCCCCCAACGGGTGAAGTCCGCGTTCGAGATGACGCCGGTCGTCTCCACGCGGGCGTCGCTCGTCACCGCCTGCACGGGCGGCGAGGGCGAGGTCTTCCGGGGCCACCCGCTGTGGCCGGCCCGGTACCGGGGCGGCGCGGAAGAGCCGCAGAACGTGCCAGGTGCCGGGGCGTGGACGTTCTGGCAGTACACCGAGACCGAACGGGTGCCGGGCATCCCCGGCCGCGACGGCGCCGCGGGCACCGCCGACCGCGACGTCTACCGGGGCCCCCTGGCCGGGCTGCGCGCCCCGGCCCACCTCGGTGGCGCCCCGCGGCCCGCGCCGTGCCGGCCCTCGGGGCGGGCCGGCACGGCGCGGACGTGACCACCGTCCAGCTCCTGCTGGGCGCCGGCGGGATCGCCGGTCCGGTCACCCGGCGGGAGCTGGTGGCGGCGGCCGGGGCCGCTGAACCCGGTGCCGCCCGCGCTCCCCTCCTCACGAGCCCGGTGCCCGCCCCGCCCGCCGCCCCCGCTTCCCGCCCTGCCGGGCAGCGGGGACCGAAGGGCGGTCGGTGTCAGCTTCAGAACCCTTCAAGTGGGACTCCACGCGTTCACGCCACGCTCTGGAGGAGGGCCGTAGCGGTCCTCACGGCTCGCAAGGAGGCTCGCGTGACAACGGGAACCGTGCAGTTCCTGAACCACGAAGGGGAGTTGACCTCCCATCCGGATCACGAGGCCGAGATCTCACCGGACGGCCTGCGGAAGCTGTACCACGACATGGCGTGGAGCCGCCGGATGGACGCCGAGGCCGTCACCCTCCAGCGTCAGGGCGAGCTGGGGCTGTGGCCGTCGCTGCTGGGGCAGGAGGCCGCCCAGATCGGCGCCGGCCACGCCCTGGGCGCGGCGGACTACGTCTTTCCCAGCTACCGCGACCACGGCATCGCCCTGTGCCGCGGCGTGGATCCGCTGGATCTGCTGCGCATGTTCCGCGGCGTCACCAACGGCGGCTGGGACCCGGCGGAGAAGAACTTCCACCTCTACACCCTGGTCATCGGATCGCAGGTGCTGCACGCCACCGGGTACGCGATGGGCCTGGCCAAGGACGGCACACCGGGCGCCGTCCTGACCTGCTTCGGCGACGGTGCCACCAGCCAGGGCGACGTCAGCGAGGCGTTCAACTTCGCGGCCGTCTACCACGCCCCCGTGGTGTTCTTCTGCCAGAACAACCAGTGGGCGATCTCCGAGGGCAACGAACGCCAGACCCGCGTCCCCCTGCACCAGCGCGCCGACGGCTTCGGCTTCCCCGGCGTCCGCGTGGACGGCAACGACGTACTGGCCTGCCTGGCCGTCACCAAGTGGGCCCTGGAGCGGGCGCGGTCCGGTGAAGGCCCCACCCTCATCGAGGCGTTCACCTACCGGATGGGCGCGCACACCACCTCCGACGATCCGCTGCGCTACCGGGACGGCGAAGAGGTCGCGTACTGGGACCTGCGGGATCCGCTGGCCCGCCTGCGGACGTTGCTGGAAGCCAGGGGCTGGGCCGACGGCGCCTACTTCGACACGGTCGCGGCGCAGTGCGAGGAACGCGCCCTGGACCTGCGCGGCCGGCTGCGCGCCACGCCCGACCCCGATCCCGGGGACATCTTCGCCCACGTCCACGCCGACGGGCACGCCCTGGTCGACGAGGAACGCGCCCGCTTCGCCGCCTACCAGGCCACGTTCGCGGACGCGGCCGGAAGGGGCGAGTGACCATGACCGTGCAGAAGCTGCCGATGGTCAAGGCGATCAACGAGTCGCTGCGCCACGCGCTGGCGGCCGATCCGAAGGTCCTGGTGATGGGAGAG
It contains:
- a CDS encoding B3/B4 domain-containing protein → MTAFRISPAVADAFPGTLIALVTATGLRGHEPWPATTAALEDLEQQLTDGSWRPADEADPRIEAWHTAYRSFGTNPRRVRPSVDALGRRMAKKGSLPRINPAVDSYNAVSVRHGLPAGAFDLDHVTGDVDIRYADGTEEFTPLGEPGTVENPEPGEIVYADTTGVLTRHWNHRDAHRTRVTEDSTRVAFVLETLRASRDGHLLKAAAEELRDLLAPHTGHSAVHYLGPEQPRATV
- a CDS encoding SGNH/GDSL hydrolase family protein, which produces MTSVLERSRRALARLVHTAVPLVRTAAVAGVAVAVTTTVSALGAPGGGTGAAAAPGGAHWVDTWTSMPQLTEAHNMPPAPFTEGELVLDDSTLRQTIRTTIAGDRLRLRFSNAFGGTALPITRVSVALPAGGAAGVAGIEPGSSRPVTFGGRPSVVVPTGAQMVSDPVPMKVPARTNLTVTVYLADGQASSSITSHPGSRTTSYLIKGDHTTATDLPGATGVDHWYFLSGAETRAHPRAAAAVVLGDSLTDGRGSTTNANNRWPDLLQDRLAATAPASRVAVVNQAAGGNRVLNDGLGPNALARLDRDVLARSGARWLLVFEGVNDLGTAQATEAAQRRTADDLILAYRQIVTRAHAQGLRVYGATLTPIGGNQMYDDPGGVREAARRRVNDWIRTSGTFDAVIDFDRAVRDPDAPARLHPLYDQGDHLHLNPTGYAALARAVPAGLFR
- a CDS encoding peptidoglycan-binding protein, whose product is MSTIATRTAGAARLTAAVLALAALIGTELASGGAAGVPAPAPAGAAVQARAADAAWPVLKAGARGTEVTALQHLLTARGHSLTVDGAFGPATTAAVKAFQRAQRLTADGIVGPATWSRLAPTLREGGRGPAVKALQSLLKARGQAVTVDGTFSAAVTAKVKAFQRTRGLAADGIAGQRTWAALLDAGSGAPFGDRAAVARQILRTGGISLATAHPGGRHAGSTARQNVIDTANGKGALTSPWSDKPHRRVALDPRMLDALLKLRTRHGYRVSVSEIAGGDHSPTSRHYAGLAFDISHIDGRHVGDGTPHRSLMSACRTLGATEVLGPGNAGHGRHVHCAWPR
- a CDS encoding DUF2690 domain-containing protein — translated: MGVAEHEPAKAAKQQLARLLRNWWEQDPGKITQEALARRITERGVRTSQEMLSRYLHRTRPTLARPDVIRVMHQVLGRAPQELRTALALHGEASAQPAGNRPSAPQPVTADATEPPPAPGRPDAATAPAAPEAPAVVAAPAPRTGPPPVTGTPLTTGAPPAAGRPARLTAALRARRPWLAAALAALATGACVLTAAVTFGGKDGSDADRPDEQRPAAAAPAPALSPAARTPSPPTLTAHCRGESCFGIDPKYAICREDAATYYTGHGHGIRVELRFSPTCQAAWGKMSGTSQGDVVRVTNNAGRSRHYTQQWGHDAHSTMVAALNPDDATACARTPRGEVCATVPAPAGTPTHPPHSAVAGRR
- a CDS encoding glycoside hydrolase family 25 protein, producing the protein MSGPAHTRRGTRLSAAALAAACLVSGAAPAGAHPSAAAPPDAYQVKGVDTSHHNHDTTGRAIDRERVARHNASAVLKAAQGAAYEDPWFAREAASATSLLRAPYHFFGPKSTRDGAARAGHFVRTARRRLRGDEGRGAAAGPGRGGRPGRRQGGPPRDLRADQLRIFPQRVKSAFEMTPVVSTRASLVTACTGGEGEVFRGHPLWPARYRGGAEEPQNVPGAGAWTFWQYTETERVPGIPGRDGAAGTADRDVYRGPLAGLRAPAHLGGAPRPAPCRPSGRAGTART
- the pdhA gene encoding pyruvate dehydrogenase (acetyl-transferring) E1 component subunit alpha, translated to MPAPPAAPASRPAGQRGPKGGRCQLQNPSSGTPRVHATLWRRAVAVLTARKEARVTTGTVQFLNHEGELTSHPDHEAEISPDGLRKLYHDMAWSRRMDAEAVTLQRQGELGLWPSLLGQEAAQIGAGHALGAADYVFPSYRDHGIALCRGVDPLDLLRMFRGVTNGGWDPAEKNFHLYTLVIGSQVLHATGYAMGLAKDGTPGAVLTCFGDGATSQGDVSEAFNFAAVYHAPVVFFCQNNQWAISEGNERQTRVPLHQRADGFGFPGVRVDGNDVLACLAVTKWALERARSGEGPTLIEAFTYRMGAHTTSDDPLRYRDGEEVAYWDLRDPLARLRTLLEARGWADGAYFDTVAAQCEERALDLRGRLRATPDPDPGDIFAHVHADGHALVDEERARFAAYQATFADAAGRGE